From a region of the Equus przewalskii isolate Varuska chromosome 2, EquPr2, whole genome shotgun sequence genome:
- the LOC139079375 gene encoding uncharacterized protein isoform X3 codes for METPILYLKSIVATWLSSSSASWVIGTILRILYGLGLFLLFFPSPKRNLPSQLTYKRRNVRKRNSDRRCMLVPHGDLLMIPKEGRQQMSILCSIVHFKTSSGAEREEQQEQEEKGSFESLQSWPEGPGRSGGPDVPFAKLPREAVL; via the exons ATGGAAACTCCTATCTTATATCTAAAAAGCATTGTTGCTACCTGGTTGAGCTCCAGTTCCGCTTCCTGGGTGATTGGGACCATCCTCCGCATCCTGTATGGACTGGGGCTCTTCCTCCTGTTCTTTCCCTCCCCCAAAAGGAATTTGCCCTCACAACTAACTTACAAGAGGAGAAACGTCAGGAAG AGGAACAGTGACAGAAGATGTATGCTGGTCCCACATGGGGACCTTCTTATGATCCCCaaagaaggaagacagcaaaTGTCCATTTTGTGTTCAATTGTCCACTTCAAAA CGTCAAGTGGAGCcgagagggaggagcagcaggagcaggaagaaaaggggagctTTGAAAG CTTACAGAGCTGGCCGGAAGGACCTGGCAGAAGTGGGGGGCCTGATGTCCCTTTCGCAAAG CTCCCCAGGGAGGCTGTCTTGTAA
- the LOC139079375 gene encoding spermatogenesis-associated protein 31E1-like isoform X2, which yields METPILYLKSIVATWLSSSSASWVIGTILRILYGLGLFLLFFPSPKRNLPSQLTYKRRNVRKRQVEPRGRSSRSRKKRGALKAYRAGRKDLAEVGGLMSLSQSSPGRLSCKGCFHRLSSQDSPGEACKTASARVHQPCGKPVEGAPLTMTPALSLALLTQRTLPLASTLPAEPPSALTRTPLGPVAMSSAPGHSCWPFPNSGHCHMSCCIDFLSRWNMIKVLFFPVSSHFESQQGHLSCHRPVASFWGGPTNREGETDSPSVANPDVQKLLKTEIMERIQMEVWEKEQDDPHTPQMLEAHTIMSGLNFRWGLPLLSLGPADLKACEAQPSALPRSPFPPADT from the exons ATGGAAACTCCTATCTTATATCTAAAAAGCATTGTTGCTACCTGGTTGAGCTCCAGTTCCGCTTCCTGGGTGATTGGGACCATCCTCCGCATCCTGTATGGACTGGGGCTCTTCCTCCTGTTCTTTCCCTCCCCCAAAAGGAATTTGCCCTCACAACTAACTTACAAGAGGAGAAACGTCAGGAAG CGTCAAGTGGAGCcgagagggaggagcagcaggagcaggaagaaaaggggagctTTGAAAG CTTACAGAGCTGGCCGGAAGGACCTGGCAGAAGTGGGGGGCCTGATGTCCCTTTCGCAAAG CTCCCCAGGGAGGCTGTCTTGTAAGGGATGCTTCCATCGCTTGTCATCTCAAGACTCCCCTGGGGAGGCATGCAAGACAGCGTCTGCTAGAGTCCACCAGCCATGCGGGAAGCCTGTGGAAGGTGCTCCTCTCACCATGACTCCAGCACTTTCTCTGGCTCTTCTGACCCAGCGCACTCTACCTTTGGCCTCCACTCTGCCAGCAGAACCTCCATCGGCCTTGACCAGAACTCCACTAGGCCCTGTTGCCATGAGCTCAGCTCCAGGTCACTCCTGTTGGCCATTTCCCAACTCAGGCCACTGCCACATGAGCTGTTGCATTGACTTCCTCTCCCGGTGGAACATGATCAAGGTCTTGTTCTTCCCCGTGTCATCACACTTTGAGTCCCAGCAAGGGCACCTGTCCTGCCACCGACCAGTGGCCTCATTCTGGGGAGGCCCCACAAATAGGGAGGGAGAGACTGATAGCCCTTCAGTTGCCAACCCTGATGTCCAGAAGCTGCTCAAGACAGAAATCATGGAAAGAATACAAATGGAGGTCtgggaaaaagaacaagatgatCCACACACTCCTCAGATGCTCGAAGCACACACTATCATGTCTGGGCTGAATTTCCGCTGGGGCCTACCCCTCCTGTCCTTGGGGCCTGCAGATCTGAAAGCATGTGAGGCTCAACCCTCGGCCCTTCCACGGTCCCCTTTTCCCCCCGCAGACACCTGA
- the LOC139079375 gene encoding spermatogenesis-associated protein 31E1-like isoform X1, with amino-acid sequence METPILYLKSIVATWLSSSSASWVIGTILRILYGLGLFLLFFPSPKRNLPSQLTYKRRNVRKRNSDRRCMLVPHGDLLMIPKEGRQQMSILCSIVHFKTSSGAEREEQQEQEEKGSFESSPGRLSCKGCFHRLSSQDSPGEACKTASARVHQPCGKPVEGAPLTMTPALSLALLTQRTLPLASTLPAEPPSALTRTPLGPVAMSSAPGHSCWPFPNSGHCHMSCCIDFLSRWNMIKVLFFPVSSHFESQQGHLSCHRPVASFWGGPTNREGETDSPSVANPDVQKLLKTEIMERIQMEVWEKEQDDPHTPQMLEAHTIMSGLNFRWGLPLLSLGPADLKACEAQPSALPRSPFPPADT; translated from the exons ATGGAAACTCCTATCTTATATCTAAAAAGCATTGTTGCTACCTGGTTGAGCTCCAGTTCCGCTTCCTGGGTGATTGGGACCATCCTCCGCATCCTGTATGGACTGGGGCTCTTCCTCCTGTTCTTTCCCTCCCCCAAAAGGAATTTGCCCTCACAACTAACTTACAAGAGGAGAAACGTCAGGAAG AGGAACAGTGACAGAAGATGTATGCTGGTCCCACATGGGGACCTTCTTATGATCCCCaaagaaggaagacagcaaaTGTCCATTTTGTGTTCAATTGTCCACTTCAAAA CGTCAAGTGGAGCcgagagggaggagcagcaggagcaggaagaaaaggggagctTTGAAAG CTCCCCAGGGAGGCTGTCTTGTAAGGGATGCTTCCATCGCTTGTCATCTCAAGACTCCCCTGGGGAGGCATGCAAGACAGCGTCTGCTAGAGTCCACCAGCCATGCGGGAAGCCTGTGGAAGGTGCTCCTCTCACCATGACTCCAGCACTTTCTCTGGCTCTTCTGACCCAGCGCACTCTACCTTTGGCCTCCACTCTGCCAGCAGAACCTCCATCGGCCTTGACCAGAACTCCACTAGGCCCTGTTGCCATGAGCTCAGCTCCAGGTCACTCCTGTTGGCCATTTCCCAACTCAGGCCACTGCCACATGAGCTGTTGCATTGACTTCCTCTCCCGGTGGAACATGATCAAGGTCTTGTTCTTCCCCGTGTCATCACACTTTGAGTCCCAGCAAGGGCACCTGTCCTGCCACCGACCAGTGGCCTCATTCTGGGGAGGCCCCACAAATAGGGAGGGAGAGACTGATAGCCCTTCAGTTGCCAACCCTGATGTCCAGAAGCTGCTCAAGACAGAAATCATGGAAAGAATACAAATGGAGGTCtgggaaaaagaacaagatgatCCACACACTCCTCAGATGCTCGAAGCACACACTATCATGTCTGGGCTGAATTTCCGCTGGGGCCTACCCCTCCTGTCCTTGGGGCCTGCAGATCTGAAAGCATGTGAGGCTCAACCCTCGGCCCTTCCACGGTCCCCTTTTCCCCCCGCAGACACCTGA